One stretch of Hemibagrus wyckioides isolate EC202008001 linkage group LG01, SWU_Hwy_1.0, whole genome shotgun sequence DNA includes these proteins:
- the LOC131351290 gene encoding polycomb protein SCMH1-like isoform X1, with protein sequence MADGSSIPAADGPLEFLHSIKQCRLLSALPEPQLKGHFSWDKYLKETGTIAAPAHCFKQSTTPPVNEFKAGMKLEAQDPRNTTSTCIATVVGLTGSRLRLRLDGSDNKNDFWRLVDSSEIQPIGSCEKNGGMLQPPLGFRLNASSWPMFLLKTLNGAEMAPARIFHKQEPPSPEQNHFQVGMKLEAVDRKNPHFICPATVGALRGVEVLVTFDGWRGAFDYYCRYDSRDIFPVGWCTLTGDNLQPPGTKVGLPRPLGASGVLPDSSVEGPDMPMPPAPSRPPAQKRRKPGRKKSKPSSSWAQKDSTSNEVPQTNQPGNGPEPVKIPKKRGPKPGSKLGWVKHAAWLEGAMAGPGRPRGRMSANWTQKLHQQNEIDTIKIPKKRGPKPGTKRKQRVASDPVPTSPTSSTPEPDTSSVPLDNATIPSAAMQAPTVCVYLNKQGKVGPHLDARRIQSLPDHFGPGRASSVLQQCVQACVDCAHNQRVVFSCLKPGHGGELISAHFDQKQHTLTLPAVNSVTYVLRFLEKLCHNLRCEPLFGSQPVPLGGGHYDSHNFTERRSFSECLSSGPGRGTKRFLSDSCNNSNSLPHKITKSHCISSEESFLVENGGSEHLEKTRMSPSKALSLHPHSQSTISPSQLCRLGSAGSERFLNSRESPRPSGQDPNLWTVEDVMHFIRELDPQLGPHAELFRKHEIDGKALLLLRSDMMMKYMGLKLGPALKLTFHIDKLKPGR encoded by the exons ATGGCAGACGGATCAAGCATTCCCGCAGCGGACGGCCCTCTCGAGTTCCTTCACAGTATCAAG CAATGTAGATTACTTTCTGCACTTCCAGAGCCTCAGCTGAAAG GCCACTTTAGTTGGGATAAGTATTTGAAAGAGACAGGCACTATAGCTGCTCCTGCCCACTGTTTCAAACAG AGCACTACACCCCCAGTCAATGAGTTCAAGGCAGGAATGAAGCTGGAAGCTCAGGACCCTAGGAACACCACTTCTACCTGCATCGCCACAGTGGTGGGGCTGACCGGCTCACGTCTCCGGCTGCGGCTCGATGGAAGTGACAACAAAAATGACTTCTGGCGTCTGGTGGACTCATCTGAGATCCAGCCCATTGGTAGCTGCGAGAAGAATGGAGGCATGCTGCAGCCACCCCTGG GGTTTCGTCTGAACGCATCGTCCTGGCCCATGTTCTTACTGAAAACACTCAACGGTGCTGAGATGGCACCAGCACGCATCTTTCACAAG CAGGAACCTCCTTCTCCAGAGCAGAATCATTTCCAGGTGGGGATGAAGCTGGAGGCAGTGGACAGGAAGAACCCTCATTTTATCTGTCCTGCCACAGTGGGGGCACTGCGAGGTGTGGAGGTGCTGGTCACCTTCGATGGCTGGAGGGGAGCTTTTGACTATTACTGTCGTTATGATTCCAGAGACATCTTTCCTGTAGGCTGGTGCACTCTCACTGGAGACAACCTTCAGCCGCCTGGCACTAAAg tGGGTTTGCCAAGGCCTCTGGGTGCTTCAGGTGTGCTACCTGACAGCAGTGTGGAGGGCCCAGACATGCCCATGCCCCCAGCGCCCAGCAGGCCTCCTGCCCAGAAGCGCCGTAAGCCTGGACGCAAGAAAAGCAAGCCGTCCAGCTCGTGGGCTCAGAAGGATAGCACCTCTAATGAGGTGCCCCAGACAAATCAGCCTGGAAATGGACCGGAACCTGTGAAAATCCCGAAGAAGAGAGGGCCCAAGCCTGGGAGTAAG ctggGTTGGGTTAAGCATGCTGCATGGTTGGAAGGGGCAATGGCAGGTCCTGGCAGACCCAGAGGCCGAATGTCAGCTAACTGGACTCAGAAACTTCATCAGCAGAATGAGATAGATACCATCAAGATCCCAAAGAAAAGAGGCCCCAAACCTGGCACCAAG AGAAAACAGCGTGTGGCTTCTGACCCAGTTCCCACATCTCCCACCAGTAGCACTCCAGAGCCTGACACCAGCTCTGTACCACTGGATAACGCCACCATCCCCAGCGCTGCCATGCAGGCTCCAACAG tgtgtgtgtatctaaacAAGCAGGGGAAGGTGGGTCCTCACTTGGACGCACGTCGTATACAGTCTCTGCCAGACCACTTTGGGCCTGGTCGGGCATCTTCAGTGCtgcagcagtgtgttcaggcctGTGTGGACTGCGCTCATAATCAGAGGGTTGTCTTCTCCTGTCTCAAACCAGGTCATGGAGGAGAGCTCATCTCag CCCACTTTGACCAGAAGCAGCACACCCTTACACTGCCAGCAGTGAACAGTGTGACATATGTGCTGCGCTTCCTGGAGAAGCTCTGCCACAACCTGCGCTGTGAGCCACTGTTCGGCAGCCAGCCAGTGCCTCTGGGAGGAGGGCATTATGACAGCCACAACTTCACAG AGAGGAGGAGCTTTTCAGAGTGTCTCAGTTCAGGACCAGGTCGAGGGACAAAGAGATTTCTGTCAGACTCCTGCAACAACAGTAACTCACTGCCACACAAAATTACTAAAAGCCACTGCATCTCATCTGAAG AGTCTTTTCTGGTGGAGAATGGAGGCTCAGAACACTTGGAGAAAACTCGAATGTCCCCCAGTAAGGCTCTGAGTTTGCACCCTCACTCTCAGAGCACCATATCTCCTAGTCAACTGTGTCGCCTTGgctctgcag GTTCAGAGCGTTTCCTGAACTCTAGAGAAAGCCCCCGGCCCAGTGGACAGGATCCAAACCTGTGGACAGTGGAGGATGTCATGCACTTCATCAGAGAGCTGGACCCTCAGTTGGGCCCACATGCAGAGCTTTTCCGCAAACAT GAGATTGACGGGAAGGCTCTCCTTTTGCTGCGTAGTGACATGATGATGAAGTACATGGGCCTGAAACTTGGTCCCGCCCTTAAACTCACCTTCCACATCGACAAGCTGAAACCGGGTCGCTAA
- the LOC131351290 gene encoding polycomb protein SCMH1-like isoform X4, which translates to MADGSSIPAADGPLEFLHSIKQCRLLSALPEPQLKGHFSWDKYLKETGTIAAPAHCFKQSTTPPVNEFKAGMKLEAQDPRNTTSTCIATVVGLTGSRLRLRLDGSDNKNDFWRLVDSSEIQPIGSCEKNGGMLQPPLGFRLNASSWPMFLLKTLNGAEMAPARIFHKQEPPSPEQNHFQVGMKLEAVDRKNPHFICPATVGALRGVEVLVTFDGWRGAFDYYCRYDSRDIFPVGWCTLTGDNLQPPGTKVGLPRPLGASGVLPDSSVEGPDMPMPPAPSRPPAQKRRKPGRKKSKPSSSWAQKDSTSNEVPQTNQPGNGPEPVKIPKKRGPKPGSKLGWVKHAAWLEGAMAGPGRPRGRMSANWTQKLHQQNEIDTIKIPKKRGPKPGTKRKQRVASDPVPTSPTSSTPEPDTSSVPLDNATIPSAAMQAPTVCVYLNKQGKVGPHLDARRIQSLPDHFGPGRASSVLQQCVQACVDCAHNQRVVFSCLKPGHGGELISAHFDQKQHTLTLPAVNSVTYVLRFLEKLCHNLRCEPLFGSQPVPLGGGHYDSHNFTERRSFSECLSSGPGRGTKRFLSDSCNNSNSLPHKITKSHCISSEGSERFLNSRESPRPSGQDPNLWTVEDVMHFIRELDPQLGPHAELFRKHEIDGKALLLLRSDMMMKYMGLKLGPALKLTFHIDKLKPGR; encoded by the exons ATGGCAGACGGATCAAGCATTCCCGCAGCGGACGGCCCTCTCGAGTTCCTTCACAGTATCAAG CAATGTAGATTACTTTCTGCACTTCCAGAGCCTCAGCTGAAAG GCCACTTTAGTTGGGATAAGTATTTGAAAGAGACAGGCACTATAGCTGCTCCTGCCCACTGTTTCAAACAG AGCACTACACCCCCAGTCAATGAGTTCAAGGCAGGAATGAAGCTGGAAGCTCAGGACCCTAGGAACACCACTTCTACCTGCATCGCCACAGTGGTGGGGCTGACCGGCTCACGTCTCCGGCTGCGGCTCGATGGAAGTGACAACAAAAATGACTTCTGGCGTCTGGTGGACTCATCTGAGATCCAGCCCATTGGTAGCTGCGAGAAGAATGGAGGCATGCTGCAGCCACCCCTGG GGTTTCGTCTGAACGCATCGTCCTGGCCCATGTTCTTACTGAAAACACTCAACGGTGCTGAGATGGCACCAGCACGCATCTTTCACAAG CAGGAACCTCCTTCTCCAGAGCAGAATCATTTCCAGGTGGGGATGAAGCTGGAGGCAGTGGACAGGAAGAACCCTCATTTTATCTGTCCTGCCACAGTGGGGGCACTGCGAGGTGTGGAGGTGCTGGTCACCTTCGATGGCTGGAGGGGAGCTTTTGACTATTACTGTCGTTATGATTCCAGAGACATCTTTCCTGTAGGCTGGTGCACTCTCACTGGAGACAACCTTCAGCCGCCTGGCACTAAAg tGGGTTTGCCAAGGCCTCTGGGTGCTTCAGGTGTGCTACCTGACAGCAGTGTGGAGGGCCCAGACATGCCCATGCCCCCAGCGCCCAGCAGGCCTCCTGCCCAGAAGCGCCGTAAGCCTGGACGCAAGAAAAGCAAGCCGTCCAGCTCGTGGGCTCAGAAGGATAGCACCTCTAATGAGGTGCCCCAGACAAATCAGCCTGGAAATGGACCGGAACCTGTGAAAATCCCGAAGAAGAGAGGGCCCAAGCCTGGGAGTAAG ctggGTTGGGTTAAGCATGCTGCATGGTTGGAAGGGGCAATGGCAGGTCCTGGCAGACCCAGAGGCCGAATGTCAGCTAACTGGACTCAGAAACTTCATCAGCAGAATGAGATAGATACCATCAAGATCCCAAAGAAAAGAGGCCCCAAACCTGGCACCAAG AGAAAACAGCGTGTGGCTTCTGACCCAGTTCCCACATCTCCCACCAGTAGCACTCCAGAGCCTGACACCAGCTCTGTACCACTGGATAACGCCACCATCCCCAGCGCTGCCATGCAGGCTCCAACAG tgtgtgtgtatctaaacAAGCAGGGGAAGGTGGGTCCTCACTTGGACGCACGTCGTATACAGTCTCTGCCAGACCACTTTGGGCCTGGTCGGGCATCTTCAGTGCtgcagcagtgtgttcaggcctGTGTGGACTGCGCTCATAATCAGAGGGTTGTCTTCTCCTGTCTCAAACCAGGTCATGGAGGAGAGCTCATCTCag CCCACTTTGACCAGAAGCAGCACACCCTTACACTGCCAGCAGTGAACAGTGTGACATATGTGCTGCGCTTCCTGGAGAAGCTCTGCCACAACCTGCGCTGTGAGCCACTGTTCGGCAGCCAGCCAGTGCCTCTGGGAGGAGGGCATTATGACAGCCACAACTTCACAG AGAGGAGGAGCTTTTCAGAGTGTCTCAGTTCAGGACCAGGTCGAGGGACAAAGAGATTTCTGTCAGACTCCTGCAACAACAGTAACTCACTGCCACACAAAATTACTAAAAGCCACTGCATCTCATCTGAAG GTTCAGAGCGTTTCCTGAACTCTAGAGAAAGCCCCCGGCCCAGTGGACAGGATCCAAACCTGTGGACAGTGGAGGATGTCATGCACTTCATCAGAGAGCTGGACCCTCAGTTGGGCCCACATGCAGAGCTTTTCCGCAAACAT GAGATTGACGGGAAGGCTCTCCTTTTGCTGCGTAGTGACATGATGATGAAGTACATGGGCCTGAAACTTGGTCCCGCCCTTAAACTCACCTTCCACATCGACAAGCTGAAACCGGGTCGCTAA
- the LOC131351290 gene encoding polycomb protein SCMH1-like isoform X3 — MSQQCRLLSALPEPQLKGHFSWDKYLKETGTIAAPAHCFKQSTTPPVNEFKAGMKLEAQDPRNTTSTCIATVVGLTGSRLRLRLDGSDNKNDFWRLVDSSEIQPIGSCEKNGGMLQPPLGFRLNASSWPMFLLKTLNGAEMAPARIFHKQEPPSPEQNHFQVGMKLEAVDRKNPHFICPATVGALRGVEVLVTFDGWRGAFDYYCRYDSRDIFPVGWCTLTGDNLQPPGTKVGLPRPLGASGVLPDSSVEGPDMPMPPAPSRPPAQKRRKPGRKKSKPSSSWAQKDSTSNEVPQTNQPGNGPEPVKIPKKRGPKPGSKLGWVKHAAWLEGAMAGPGRPRGRMSANWTQKLHQQNEIDTIKIPKKRGPKPGTKRKQRVASDPVPTSPTSSTPEPDTSSVPLDNATIPSAAMQAPTVCVYLNKQGKVGPHLDARRIQSLPDHFGPGRASSVLQQCVQACVDCAHNQRVVFSCLKPGHGGELISAHFDQKQHTLTLPAVNSVTYVLRFLEKLCHNLRCEPLFGSQPVPLGGGHYDSHNFTERRSFSECLSSGPGRGTKRFLSDSCNNSNSLPHKITKSHCISSEESFLVENGGSEHLEKTRMSPSKALSLHPHSQSTISPSQLCRLGSAGSERFLNSRESPRPSGQDPNLWTVEDVMHFIRELDPQLGPHAELFRKHEIDGKALLLLRSDMMMKYMGLKLGPALKLTFHIDKLKPGR, encoded by the exons ATGTCTCAGCAATGTAGATTACTTTCTGCACTTCCAGAGCCTCAGCTGAAAG GCCACTTTAGTTGGGATAAGTATTTGAAAGAGACAGGCACTATAGCTGCTCCTGCCCACTGTTTCAAACAG AGCACTACACCCCCAGTCAATGAGTTCAAGGCAGGAATGAAGCTGGAAGCTCAGGACCCTAGGAACACCACTTCTACCTGCATCGCCACAGTGGTGGGGCTGACCGGCTCACGTCTCCGGCTGCGGCTCGATGGAAGTGACAACAAAAATGACTTCTGGCGTCTGGTGGACTCATCTGAGATCCAGCCCATTGGTAGCTGCGAGAAGAATGGAGGCATGCTGCAGCCACCCCTGG GGTTTCGTCTGAACGCATCGTCCTGGCCCATGTTCTTACTGAAAACACTCAACGGTGCTGAGATGGCACCAGCACGCATCTTTCACAAG CAGGAACCTCCTTCTCCAGAGCAGAATCATTTCCAGGTGGGGATGAAGCTGGAGGCAGTGGACAGGAAGAACCCTCATTTTATCTGTCCTGCCACAGTGGGGGCACTGCGAGGTGTGGAGGTGCTGGTCACCTTCGATGGCTGGAGGGGAGCTTTTGACTATTACTGTCGTTATGATTCCAGAGACATCTTTCCTGTAGGCTGGTGCACTCTCACTGGAGACAACCTTCAGCCGCCTGGCACTAAAg tGGGTTTGCCAAGGCCTCTGGGTGCTTCAGGTGTGCTACCTGACAGCAGTGTGGAGGGCCCAGACATGCCCATGCCCCCAGCGCCCAGCAGGCCTCCTGCCCAGAAGCGCCGTAAGCCTGGACGCAAGAAAAGCAAGCCGTCCAGCTCGTGGGCTCAGAAGGATAGCACCTCTAATGAGGTGCCCCAGACAAATCAGCCTGGAAATGGACCGGAACCTGTGAAAATCCCGAAGAAGAGAGGGCCCAAGCCTGGGAGTAAG ctggGTTGGGTTAAGCATGCTGCATGGTTGGAAGGGGCAATGGCAGGTCCTGGCAGACCCAGAGGCCGAATGTCAGCTAACTGGACTCAGAAACTTCATCAGCAGAATGAGATAGATACCATCAAGATCCCAAAGAAAAGAGGCCCCAAACCTGGCACCAAG AGAAAACAGCGTGTGGCTTCTGACCCAGTTCCCACATCTCCCACCAGTAGCACTCCAGAGCCTGACACCAGCTCTGTACCACTGGATAACGCCACCATCCCCAGCGCTGCCATGCAGGCTCCAACAG tgtgtgtgtatctaaacAAGCAGGGGAAGGTGGGTCCTCACTTGGACGCACGTCGTATACAGTCTCTGCCAGACCACTTTGGGCCTGGTCGGGCATCTTCAGTGCtgcagcagtgtgttcaggcctGTGTGGACTGCGCTCATAATCAGAGGGTTGTCTTCTCCTGTCTCAAACCAGGTCATGGAGGAGAGCTCATCTCag CCCACTTTGACCAGAAGCAGCACACCCTTACACTGCCAGCAGTGAACAGTGTGACATATGTGCTGCGCTTCCTGGAGAAGCTCTGCCACAACCTGCGCTGTGAGCCACTGTTCGGCAGCCAGCCAGTGCCTCTGGGAGGAGGGCATTATGACAGCCACAACTTCACAG AGAGGAGGAGCTTTTCAGAGTGTCTCAGTTCAGGACCAGGTCGAGGGACAAAGAGATTTCTGTCAGACTCCTGCAACAACAGTAACTCACTGCCACACAAAATTACTAAAAGCCACTGCATCTCATCTGAAG AGTCTTTTCTGGTGGAGAATGGAGGCTCAGAACACTTGGAGAAAACTCGAATGTCCCCCAGTAAGGCTCTGAGTTTGCACCCTCACTCTCAGAGCACCATATCTCCTAGTCAACTGTGTCGCCTTGgctctgcag GTTCAGAGCGTTTCCTGAACTCTAGAGAAAGCCCCCGGCCCAGTGGACAGGATCCAAACCTGTGGACAGTGGAGGATGTCATGCACTTCATCAGAGAGCTGGACCCTCAGTTGGGCCCACATGCAGAGCTTTTCCGCAAACAT GAGATTGACGGGAAGGCTCTCCTTTTGCTGCGTAGTGACATGATGATGAAGTACATGGGCCTGAAACTTGGTCCCGCCCTTAAACTCACCTTCCACATCGACAAGCTGAAACCGGGTCGCTAA
- the LOC131351290 gene encoding polycomb protein SCMH1-like isoform X2: MKKPVPAKVIEWKDGRRIKHSRSGRPSRVPSQYQGHFSWDKYLKETGTIAAPAHCFKQSTTPPVNEFKAGMKLEAQDPRNTTSTCIATVVGLTGSRLRLRLDGSDNKNDFWRLVDSSEIQPIGSCEKNGGMLQPPLGFRLNASSWPMFLLKTLNGAEMAPARIFHKQEPPSPEQNHFQVGMKLEAVDRKNPHFICPATVGALRGVEVLVTFDGWRGAFDYYCRYDSRDIFPVGWCTLTGDNLQPPGTKVGLPRPLGASGVLPDSSVEGPDMPMPPAPSRPPAQKRRKPGRKKSKPSSSWAQKDSTSNEVPQTNQPGNGPEPVKIPKKRGPKPGSKLGWVKHAAWLEGAMAGPGRPRGRMSANWTQKLHQQNEIDTIKIPKKRGPKPGTKRKQRVASDPVPTSPTSSTPEPDTSSVPLDNATIPSAAMQAPTVCVYLNKQGKVGPHLDARRIQSLPDHFGPGRASSVLQQCVQACVDCAHNQRVVFSCLKPGHGGELISAHFDQKQHTLTLPAVNSVTYVLRFLEKLCHNLRCEPLFGSQPVPLGGGHYDSHNFTERRSFSECLSSGPGRGTKRFLSDSCNNSNSLPHKITKSHCISSEESFLVENGGSEHLEKTRMSPSKALSLHPHSQSTISPSQLCRLGSAGSERFLNSRESPRPSGQDPNLWTVEDVMHFIRELDPQLGPHAELFRKHEIDGKALLLLRSDMMMKYMGLKLGPALKLTFHIDKLKPGR; the protein is encoded by the exons ATGAAAAAACCAGTGCCAGCAAAAG TAATCGAGTGGAAAGATGGCAGACGGATCAAGCATTCCCGCAGCGGACGGCCCTCTCGAGTTCCTTCACAGTATCAAG GCCACTTTAGTTGGGATAAGTATTTGAAAGAGACAGGCACTATAGCTGCTCCTGCCCACTGTTTCAAACAG AGCACTACACCCCCAGTCAATGAGTTCAAGGCAGGAATGAAGCTGGAAGCTCAGGACCCTAGGAACACCACTTCTACCTGCATCGCCACAGTGGTGGGGCTGACCGGCTCACGTCTCCGGCTGCGGCTCGATGGAAGTGACAACAAAAATGACTTCTGGCGTCTGGTGGACTCATCTGAGATCCAGCCCATTGGTAGCTGCGAGAAGAATGGAGGCATGCTGCAGCCACCCCTGG GGTTTCGTCTGAACGCATCGTCCTGGCCCATGTTCTTACTGAAAACACTCAACGGTGCTGAGATGGCACCAGCACGCATCTTTCACAAG CAGGAACCTCCTTCTCCAGAGCAGAATCATTTCCAGGTGGGGATGAAGCTGGAGGCAGTGGACAGGAAGAACCCTCATTTTATCTGTCCTGCCACAGTGGGGGCACTGCGAGGTGTGGAGGTGCTGGTCACCTTCGATGGCTGGAGGGGAGCTTTTGACTATTACTGTCGTTATGATTCCAGAGACATCTTTCCTGTAGGCTGGTGCACTCTCACTGGAGACAACCTTCAGCCGCCTGGCACTAAAg tGGGTTTGCCAAGGCCTCTGGGTGCTTCAGGTGTGCTACCTGACAGCAGTGTGGAGGGCCCAGACATGCCCATGCCCCCAGCGCCCAGCAGGCCTCCTGCCCAGAAGCGCCGTAAGCCTGGACGCAAGAAAAGCAAGCCGTCCAGCTCGTGGGCTCAGAAGGATAGCACCTCTAATGAGGTGCCCCAGACAAATCAGCCTGGAAATGGACCGGAACCTGTGAAAATCCCGAAGAAGAGAGGGCCCAAGCCTGGGAGTAAG ctggGTTGGGTTAAGCATGCTGCATGGTTGGAAGGGGCAATGGCAGGTCCTGGCAGACCCAGAGGCCGAATGTCAGCTAACTGGACTCAGAAACTTCATCAGCAGAATGAGATAGATACCATCAAGATCCCAAAGAAAAGAGGCCCCAAACCTGGCACCAAG AGAAAACAGCGTGTGGCTTCTGACCCAGTTCCCACATCTCCCACCAGTAGCACTCCAGAGCCTGACACCAGCTCTGTACCACTGGATAACGCCACCATCCCCAGCGCTGCCATGCAGGCTCCAACAG tgtgtgtgtatctaaacAAGCAGGGGAAGGTGGGTCCTCACTTGGACGCACGTCGTATACAGTCTCTGCCAGACCACTTTGGGCCTGGTCGGGCATCTTCAGTGCtgcagcagtgtgttcaggcctGTGTGGACTGCGCTCATAATCAGAGGGTTGTCTTCTCCTGTCTCAAACCAGGTCATGGAGGAGAGCTCATCTCag CCCACTTTGACCAGAAGCAGCACACCCTTACACTGCCAGCAGTGAACAGTGTGACATATGTGCTGCGCTTCCTGGAGAAGCTCTGCCACAACCTGCGCTGTGAGCCACTGTTCGGCAGCCAGCCAGTGCCTCTGGGAGGAGGGCATTATGACAGCCACAACTTCACAG AGAGGAGGAGCTTTTCAGAGTGTCTCAGTTCAGGACCAGGTCGAGGGACAAAGAGATTTCTGTCAGACTCCTGCAACAACAGTAACTCACTGCCACACAAAATTACTAAAAGCCACTGCATCTCATCTGAAG AGTCTTTTCTGGTGGAGAATGGAGGCTCAGAACACTTGGAGAAAACTCGAATGTCCCCCAGTAAGGCTCTGAGTTTGCACCCTCACTCTCAGAGCACCATATCTCCTAGTCAACTGTGTCGCCTTGgctctgcag GTTCAGAGCGTTTCCTGAACTCTAGAGAAAGCCCCCGGCCCAGTGGACAGGATCCAAACCTGTGGACAGTGGAGGATGTCATGCACTTCATCAGAGAGCTGGACCCTCAGTTGGGCCCACATGCAGAGCTTTTCCGCAAACAT GAGATTGACGGGAAGGCTCTCCTTTTGCTGCGTAGTGACATGATGATGAAGTACATGGGCCTGAAACTTGGTCCCGCCCTTAAACTCACCTTCCACATCGACAAGCTGAAACCGGGTCGCTAA